In Liquorilactobacillus nagelii DSM 13675, the following proteins share a genomic window:
- the cbpA gene encoding cyclic di-AMP binding protein CbpA, which produces MLFKSLIKPKDELTTVREDITLEKALETLEKSGFRCVPILDKTGQIFRGNIYKMHIYRHKSRGGDMQLPVTYLLKNATKFVSLDSAFFKVFFTIKDLPYITVLDEHNFFYGILTHSSLLNMLSQSWNVNVGSYVLTVLSLGERGDLVDMAKIITKYTSIASCITLDVQAQSLVHRVLFTLPSGVDPERLKRIVASLERKSFKVVEIEDLNS; this is translated from the coding sequence ATGCTATTTAAGTCATTAATCAAACCTAAAGACGAACTAACAACTGTTCGAGAAGATATTACTCTCGAAAAAGCATTAGAAACCCTGGAAAAATCTGGCTTTCGCTGTGTGCCGATTCTTGATAAAACTGGTCAGATTTTCCGCGGTAACATTTACAAAATGCATATTTACCGACATAAGTCACGTGGTGGAGATATGCAACTGCCAGTAACTTATTTATTAAAGAATGCTACCAAGTTTGTTTCTTTAGACTCAGCCTTTTTTAAAGTTTTTTTCACAATTAAGGATCTACCTTATATTACTGTCCTAGATGAACATAACTTTTTTTACGGCATTTTGACTCATTCGAGCCTGTTAAACATGTTATCACAATCTTGGAATGTCAATGTAGGTAGTTATGTTTTAACTGTTCTATCATTGGGTGAACGTGGTGACTTAGTTGATATGGCTAAAATTATCACGAAGTACACTTCAATTGCTAGTTGTATCACCTTAGATGTCCAAGCACAAAGTTTAGTCCATCGAGTATTATTTACTTTGCCATCAGGTGTCGACCCAGAACGATTAAAGCGAATTGTAGCGAGTCTTGAACGCAAAAGTTTTAAAGTTGTTGAAATTGAAGATCTTAATTCTTAA